A single Crateriforma conspicua DNA region contains:
- a CDS encoding acyl-CoA thioesterase, translating into MQTPADCTPSAVVDLCLYNQPHRFAVAPSVGATWQPNPPVHWKESTPMLRQHSIEIRVRYDECDPMGFVHHSRFLQYFEMGRTELLRASGGNYREMEEAGQLVVVVRVDCRYRRPACYDDLLRLETEITGVTAGKIMHQYHLYRDQELLVQADVTLAVIDREGQIQRVPEFLRTAFSADQSP; encoded by the coding sequence ATGCAAACGCCCGCTGATTGCACGCCGTCCGCCGTGGTCGATTTGTGTCTTTACAATCAACCGCACCGTTTCGCCGTCGCCCCCTCCGTCGGGGCAACGTGGCAACCGAATCCGCCGGTTCATTGGAAGGAAAGCACGCCGATGCTGCGTCAGCATTCGATCGAAATTCGCGTCCGCTACGACGAATGCGATCCCATGGGGTTTGTCCACCATTCACGATTCTTGCAGTATTTCGAGATGGGGCGAACGGAGCTGCTGCGGGCTTCCGGTGGCAACTATCGCGAAATGGAAGAAGCCGGCCAGTTGGTCGTCGTCGTCCGCGTTGACTGTCGGTACCGTCGTCCCGCCTGCTACGACGATTTACTGCGATTGGAGACGGAAATCACCGGCGTGACGGCTGGAAAAATAATGCACCAATATCATCTGTATCGTGACCAAGAACTTTTGGTCCAAGCCGACGTGACGCTGGCGGTGATTGATCGCGAAGGGCAGATCCAACGTGTTCCCGAGTTCCTTCGGACGGCGTTTTCGGCGGACCAGTCCCCCTAG
- a CDS encoding DUF4272 domain-containing protein — protein MNLLIHAYSTLEDPQDLSFEHRAASRRSRRNDKLSDDLNRLRDYCVTKAKDAADSPAIQNLLQHIDRTSHHFSFEIDDAEFATVSKWAWANNAILYFADGTVRDPSGRILMDPASGKPHPDAELPFPADARQRQLQSEMVMRNRLIDPPEVLPPIPGMQEVKLRGADDVAWRCLALFLVAARAESVMAGRPIPLDAIERRHPLALHALTTAEKSFLQVERPTPDQAADHCWRYESLYALQWALGMHPELEFADKICDVPTVARLIFAGTESDFVTTAKLRPTEQILDATDLNLRLLWAARDAANRRKDPPAGIDGFVLVERQHALHWLIDAQGPAWDDVDTST, from the coding sequence ATGAATCTGTTAATTCATGCCTACAGCACGCTGGAAGACCCTCAGGACCTGTCCTTTGAACATCGCGCCGCGTCACGACGCAGTCGCCGAAACGACAAGCTGTCGGACGATCTGAATCGGTTGCGTGATTACTGCGTCACGAAGGCCAAAGACGCGGCGGATTCGCCCGCGATCCAAAACCTGTTGCAGCACATCGATCGCACGTCGCACCATTTCAGTTTCGAAATTGACGACGCGGAATTTGCAACGGTGTCCAAATGGGCCTGGGCGAACAATGCGATTCTGTATTTCGCCGATGGGACGGTCCGCGATCCGTCTGGCCGCATCTTGATGGACCCAGCCAGCGGTAAACCACACCCCGATGCGGAATTACCGTTTCCTGCTGATGCACGCCAACGCCAACTGCAAAGCGAAATGGTGATGCGGAATCGGTTGATCGATCCGCCGGAAGTGCTGCCACCGATCCCGGGGATGCAAGAGGTCAAGCTGCGCGGTGCTGATGACGTGGCCTGGCGATGCCTTGCGTTGTTTCTGGTCGCCGCTCGCGCCGAATCGGTCATGGCCGGTCGTCCGATTCCCTTGGATGCCATCGAACGTCGCCATCCGCTGGCGCTGCACGCACTGACCACGGCGGAAAAGTCGTTCCTGCAAGTTGAACGTCCGACGCCGGATCAGGCCGCTGACCATTGTTGGCGTTACGAATCGCTGTACGCCCTGCAGTGGGCGCTTGGAATGCACCCGGAACTGGAATTCGCCGACAAGATTTGTGACGTTCCCACGGTCGCACGGCTGATTTTTGCCGGGACGGAATCGGACTTCGTTACCACGGCAAAGCTGCGTCCGACGGAACAGATCTTGGACGCCACTGATTTGAACTTGCGGCTTCTCTGGGCCGCTCGCGATGCCGCCAATCGCCGAAAAGATCCTCCGGCTGGGATTGACGGTTTCGTGCTGGTCGAACGACAACACGCGCTGCATTGGTTGATCGACGCCCAGGGGCCGGCCTGGGACGACGTGGATACGTCGACTTGA
- a CDS encoding PstA family ABC transporter permease, with protein sequence MAKSPVPEVLTNIDSAQQSANSDRRRRNSRIFYVVCVLIALLSVAVLAVLLASIGVQGGGRLTPSLLQNAHSELNPEAAGMWPSIIGSFFVLGVCGLFAIPLGIATAVYLEEFKPTSKVLQWFRGFIQLNIANLAGVPSIVYGLLGLSAFVYMFNIFGQIQVNESTAWVIAGEQKFYQVLSLETGQTVLIPQGDREGSKIKVNEPTEGIDSTGQKVQVEIWEPGTPKPTAPDVKRRTVRKGATGGIYSDRSWYFFRLPFGQSFLAGGLTLGLVILPIVIISSQEALRSVPPALREASLGLGSTTWQTVRHVSLPVAIPGILTGVILAMGRAIGEAAPILIVLGAAISKDSGPHHLMDTVVTMPLLIFDWAGRQQATFQELAAAAIIVLLVVLLMLNGIAIYLRQRMQQS encoded by the coding sequence CTGGCAAAGTCACCGGTTCCCGAAGTCCTGACGAACATTGACAGTGCGCAGCAATCGGCCAACTCCGATCGCCGACGTCGCAACAGTCGCATCTTTTACGTCGTCTGCGTCCTGATCGCACTGCTAAGCGTGGCCGTTTTGGCCGTCCTGCTGGCGTCGATAGGCGTGCAGGGCGGCGGTCGATTGACGCCCAGTTTGCTGCAAAACGCACACAGCGAATTGAACCCCGAAGCGGCCGGCATGTGGCCATCGATCATCGGTTCCTTTTTCGTCTTGGGCGTATGTGGATTGTTCGCCATTCCGCTGGGCATCGCGACGGCCGTCTATCTGGAAGAATTCAAACCGACGTCTAAAGTGTTGCAGTGGTTTCGCGGTTTCATCCAGTTGAACATCGCCAACTTGGCCGGCGTTCCGTCGATCGTTTACGGGCTGTTGGGTCTGTCGGCATTCGTCTACATGTTCAACATCTTCGGCCAAATCCAAGTCAACGAGTCGACGGCCTGGGTCATCGCCGGCGAACAGAAGTTCTATCAAGTGCTGTCGCTGGAGACCGGCCAAACGGTTCTGATCCCTCAGGGTGATCGCGAAGGATCGAAGATCAAAGTCAACGAACCGACCGAGGGCATCGATTCGACCGGCCAAAAGGTGCAGGTGGAAATCTGGGAACCCGGCACACCGAAACCGACCGCCCCGGATGTCAAACGGCGGACCGTCCGAAAGGGTGCGACCGGCGGCATCTATTCCGACCGCAGTTGGTATTTCTTTCGGTTGCCGTTCGGACAAAGTTTCCTGGCTGGTGGGCTGACGCTGGGTCTGGTGATTTTGCCCATCGTGATCATTTCGTCGCAGGAAGCACTGCGAAGCGTGCCGCCGGCGCTGCGTGAAGCCTCGCTCGGCCTGGGTTCGACCACTTGGCAAACGGTCCGCCATGTTTCGCTTCCGGTGGCCATACCCGGTATCCTAACAGGTGTCATTTTGGCCATGGGTCGGGCGATCGGCGAAGCCGCGCCCATCCTGATCGTGCTGGGTGCCGCGATCTCCAAAGATTCCGGCCCCCATCATTTGATGGACACCGTTGTCACGATGCCGCTGTTGATTTTTGATTGGGCGGGTCGGCAACAGGCGACTTTCCAAGAACTCGCCGCCGCGGCGATTATCGTGTTGTTGGTGGTTCTGCTGATGCTGAACGGGATCGCCATCTATCTTCGACAACGGATGCAGCAATCCTGA
- the phoU gene encoding phosphate signaling complex protein PhoU, with amino-acid sequence MSKHLRRALDQLRIDLLGQFADVEQMVQLSVRSLVERRRDIADQVIEADTKIDMTDIRIEEECLKLLALHQPVAEDLRWVVTVIKVNDELERMADLACNIAERAKSLDLYPLFPVPDELSSMVTNALEMVRDSVDAFVQGNAVRATEVIKQDEQVDEQNRIVIDLLEDLMLEDKDYIIPAMHCFSAARLLEQIADIAESLAEDVIYMSEGEIVRHQHGDIQLPRSKGQKSSSPMESEDPNEY; translated from the coding sequence ATGTCAAAGCACCTGCGACGTGCGCTGGACCAATTGCGTATTGATCTGTTGGGACAGTTTGCCGACGTCGAACAGATGGTTCAGTTGTCGGTGCGATCGCTGGTCGAGCGCCGCCGCGATATCGCCGATCAGGTGATCGAAGCCGACACGAAAATCGACATGACGGACATTCGTATCGAAGAAGAATGTCTGAAGCTGTTGGCACTGCATCAGCCGGTCGCCGAAGACTTGCGATGGGTGGTGACGGTCATCAAAGTCAACGATGAACTGGAACGGATGGCGGACTTGGCGTGCAACATTGCCGAACGTGCCAAATCGCTGGACTTGTACCCGTTGTTCCCGGTCCCCGATGAATTGTCATCGATGGTCACCAACGCGCTGGAAATGGTTCGTGACAGCGTCGACGCGTTCGTTCAGGGCAACGCGGTCCGTGCGACCGAAGTCATCAAGCAAGACGAACAAGTGGATGAACAGAACCGCATCGTGATCGACCTGTTGGAAGACTTGATGCTGGAAGACAAGGACTACATCATTCCCGCGATGCACTGTTTCAGCGCCGCACGATTGTTGGAACAAATTGCCGACATCGCCGAATCCTTGGCCGAAGATGTCATCTATATGTCCGAAGGCGAAATCGTTCGCCATCAACACGGTGACATTCAATTGCCGCGAAGCAAGGGGCAGAAGAGTTCTTCGCCGATGGAATCAGAAGATCCGAACGAGTATTGA
- a CDS encoding DOMON domain-containing protein: MTDEASEATTRLIDPSFLFRFELEIPHVPLQWKAAGVSLPESCRLPDLGQLGEHPSFADVRIGWDETGIGIAVIVSGKSSVPWCRETRLEDSDGVHLWIDTRCSPNIHRATGFCHRFLFMPAGGGPSRDKPVASLVPIQRARANPKPIKPGSLKVMAIARHDGYKLSGFIPAAAMTGFDPSSQSRLGFFCSIVDRELGWQTLSLGPEYPVADDPSLWCQAVLKQGE, from the coding sequence ATGACGGACGAAGCCTCCGAAGCGACCACCCGGTTGATCGACCCGAGCTTTCTGTTTCGATTTGAACTGGAAATTCCCCACGTGCCGCTTCAATGGAAAGCGGCCGGGGTCAGCTTGCCGGAATCGTGTCGGCTGCCCGACCTGGGGCAACTGGGCGAACACCCCAGTTTCGCCGACGTCCGAATCGGCTGGGACGAAACCGGGATCGGCATCGCCGTGATCGTTTCCGGAAAATCATCCGTCCCGTGGTGCCGCGAAACACGGTTGGAAGACAGCGATGGAGTGCATCTGTGGATCGACACACGCTGCAGCCCCAACATTCACCGTGCAACCGGTTTCTGTCATCGCTTTCTGTTCATGCCGGCCGGCGGCGGTCCGTCACGCGACAAACCGGTCGCCAGCTTGGTGCCGATTCAGCGAGCCCGAGCGAACCCGAAACCCATCAAACCTGGCAGCCTGAAAGTGATGGCGATCGCTCGTCACGACGGCTACAAACTCAGCGGGTTCATCCCCGCCGCGGCGATGACCGGATTCGACCCGTCCAGCCAAAGTCGCTTGGGCTTTTTCTGCTCGATCGTTGACCGTGAATTAGGATGGCAAACGTTGTCGCTGGGACCGGAATACCCCGTGGCCGATGATCCCAGTTTGTGGTGCCAAGCGGTCTTGAAGCAGGGCGAATGA
- a CDS encoding PstS family phosphate ABC transporter substrate-binding protein produces MSTTFVSVLKRRTNGLTCGLAALALAVAGCNSSTTTPTAETGEAQSNLVGNIEVDGSSTVQPISNAVQEQFRDVAPGVSITVSGKGTGNGFKRFALKETDISGASRPIKPSELESCREAGVEFVELPVAFDGLTFVIHPENDWVESLTVEQLTKIFADDNPVSKWNEIDESWPDETINIFAPGTGSGTYDYTKEVLADEIGLRKDMSLNEDDNILVQGVAGNRYSIGFFGVAYFEENQDKLKAVPIVNPEDGTAYMPTTENISGNKYAPFSRPLFIYVNAESLDKAEVATFVDYYLTNVPETCEKVGYVKLPEELLARARENYENVVLGTHYVDESGEKRGGPLADIFVAENLTK; encoded by the coding sequence ATGTCCACAACTTTTGTTTCGGTTTTGAAGCGCCGCACGAACGGCCTGACCTGCGGCTTGGCCGCGTTGGCGCTGGCGGTTGCCGGCTGTAACAGCAGCACGACCACACCGACGGCGGAAACCGGCGAAGCCCAATCCAACCTGGTCGGCAACATCGAAGTCGACGGCAGCAGCACCGTCCAACCGATCAGCAACGCGGTCCAAGAACAATTCCGCGACGTCGCCCCCGGCGTTTCAATCACCGTGTCGGGCAAAGGCACCGGTAACGGGTTCAAGCGTTTCGCATTGAAAGAAACCGACATCAGCGGTGCATCGCGACCGATCAAACCGTCGGAATTGGAATCTTGCCGCGAAGCCGGTGTCGAATTCGTCGAACTGCCGGTCGCCTTTGACGGTTTGACTTTCGTCATTCACCCGGAAAACGATTGGGTCGAAAGCCTGACCGTTGAGCAGTTGACCAAGATCTTTGCCGACGACAATCCCGTTTCGAAGTGGAACGAGATCGACGAATCGTGGCCGGACGAGACGATCAATATCTTCGCACCGGGAACCGGATCGGGCACCTACGATTACACCAAAGAGGTCTTGGCCGATGAGATCGGGCTGCGTAAGGACATGAGCCTGAATGAGGACGACAACATCCTGGTCCAGGGTGTCGCCGGCAATCGCTACAGCATCGGCTTCTTCGGCGTCGCCTACTTCGAAGAGAACCAAGACAAGCTGAAGGCGGTTCCGATCGTCAATCCGGAAGACGGCACCGCATACATGCCGACGACCGAAAACATTTCCGGCAACAAGTACGCCCCCTTCAGCCGCCCGCTGTTCATTTATGTGAACGCCGAATCGTTGGATAAGGCGGAAGTCGCGACGTTCGTTGATTATTATCTGACCAACGTTCCGGAAACCTGTGAAAAGGTCGGCTACGTCAAGTTGCCCGAAGAATTGCTGGCACGTGCCCGTGAAAACTACGAAAACGTCGTGTTGGGCACGCACTATGTTGACGAATCGGGCGAAAAGCGTGGCGGTCCTCTGGCCGACATCTTCGTTGCCGAAAACCTGACCAAGTGA
- the pstC gene encoding phosphate ABC transporter permease subunit PstC — protein MSTTPVALTKREFTSTAGKLLREKLIVFLLAISALLTIAITIGIVGMLLTQSYQFFSSPYVTASEFLTGTEWTALQSPDLEQAEFGIMPLLSGTFRVTLIAMIIALPLGLITAIYLSEYASPRIRSWLKPTLEIIAGIPTVVLGYFAILVISPSLQFVSGGAFDTFNAASAGIAVGILCLPMVCSLSEDALQAVPRSLREGAYGMGCTPFETSIKVVVPAALSGIVSAFLLAFGRAIGETMVVALAAGTRATFSADPTRQSQTMTGFIVEMIKSENEFGTVQYYSLYGVAITLFLITFVMTLLGQLIRRRYQETYH, from the coding sequence ATGAGCACCACACCGGTTGCCCTGACGAAACGCGAATTCACGTCGACCGCTGGAAAGCTGTTGCGTGAAAAGCTGATCGTGTTTCTGTTGGCGATCAGCGCCTTGTTGACGATTGCGATCACGATCGGAATCGTCGGCATGTTGCTGACCCAAAGCTATCAGTTCTTCAGCAGCCCCTATGTGACCGCGTCGGAATTTCTGACCGGCACCGAGTGGACCGCGTTGCAATCGCCCGACCTGGAACAAGCCGAATTCGGCATCATGCCGCTGCTTAGCGGGACGTTCCGAGTGACGTTGATCGCGATGATCATCGCGTTGCCGCTGGGGTTGATCACGGCGATCTATCTGAGCGAATACGCATCGCCACGGATTCGATCGTGGTTAAAACCGACCTTGGAAATCATCGCGGGTATTCCGACGGTGGTCCTGGGTTACTTTGCAATTCTCGTGATCAGCCCGTCGTTGCAATTCGTCAGCGGAGGCGCCTTCGACACCTTCAACGCCGCCAGCGCGGGCATCGCGGTGGGCATTCTGTGCTTGCCGATGGTGTGCAGTTTGTCCGAAGACGCGCTTCAAGCCGTGCCTCGCAGTTTACGAGAGGGCGCCTACGGCATGGGATGCACCCCGTTCGAAACGTCGATCAAAGTCGTCGTGCCGGCCGCGCTTTCGGGGATCGTCAGCGCTTTCTTGCTGGCCTTCGGTCGTGCGATCGGTGAAACGATGGTCGTCGCACTGGCCGCGGGGACTCGCGCCACGTTCTCGGCCGACCCGACCCGACAATCCCAGACGATGACGGGCTTCATTGTGGAAATGATCAAAAGCGAGAACGAGTTCGGTACCGTGCAGTATTACAGTCTGTATGGCGTCGCGATCACGCTGTTCTTGATCACCTTCGTCATGACACTGCTGGGCCAACTGATCCGTCGGCGTTATCAGGAGACCTACCATTGA
- the pstB gene encoding phosphate ABC transporter ATP-binding protein PstB: MPHAESEGPTETMIRIEGFNAWYGDFQALHDLSLHIPKNRVTAFIGPSGCGKSTLLRWINRMNDIVPSAHARGTLTMGELDILAKSTDVVRLRRQIGIVFQKPNPFPKSIYDNVAFGPRLHMKLTKNQLDELVQWSLEKAAVWDEVKNRLHSPAMGLSGGQQQRLCIARAIAVGPDVLLMDEPCSALDPASTLAIEDLIFELRQQYTIVMVTHNMQQASRCSDQTAFFYNGKLVESGDTETIFTKPQEKQTDDYVRGRFG, translated from the coding sequence ATGCCCCACGCCGAATCGGAAGGGCCGACCGAAACGATGATTCGGATCGAAGGCTTCAATGCCTGGTACGGTGACTTTCAAGCCCTGCATGACTTGTCGCTGCACATTCCCAAGAATCGTGTGACGGCATTCATCGGGCCCAGCGGCTGTGGCAAAAGCACGCTGCTTCGCTGGATCAACCGCATGAACGACATCGTCCCCAGTGCTCACGCACGCGGCACATTGACGATGGGCGAACTGGACATCCTGGCCAAATCCACCGACGTGGTCCGGCTGCGTCGACAAATCGGGATCGTGTTTCAAAAGCCCAATCCGTTCCCCAAATCAATTTACGACAACGTCGCTTTCGGTCCTCGGCTGCACATGAAGCTGACCAAGAACCAGCTGGACGAACTGGTCCAGTGGTCTTTGGAAAAAGCCGCCGTATGGGACGAAGTCAAAAACCGCCTGCATTCACCGGCCATGGGTTTGTCCGGCGGCCAGCAACAACGGTTGTGCATCGCCCGCGCGATCGCGGTCGGACCGGACGTGCTGCTGATGGACGAACCGTGTAGTGCCCTGGACCCGGCCAGCACCCTGGCGATCGAAGATTTGATCTTCGAATTGCGTCAGCAGTACACGATCGTCATGGTCACGCACAACATGCAACAGGCATCCCGCTGTAGCGACCAGACGGCGTTCTTCTATAACGGCAAACTGGTCGAATCGGGTGACACCGAAACGATCTTTACCAAACCGCAAGAAAAGCAGACCGACGATTACGTCCGCGGCCGCTTCGGTTGA